From Gimesia panareensis, the proteins below share one genomic window:
- a CDS encoding dipeptidase: protein MNYPQRSIFSLPILIPLLAALCLAPRLSLAAPPERKPIVLTDRARQLHQQCLVIDGHNDLPWTMKEKAASSFKQADIAKPQPQFHTDIPRLRQGNVGAQFWSAYVPAETRQERRAAHYTLEQIDLIHRMVKRYPETFEMASTADDIERIHKAGKIASMIGVEGGHSMENSLSLLRVFYGLGVRYMTLTHSDSLDWADSATDTAQNHGLSPFGEEVVRTMNELGMLVDISHVSPETMEDVLRVSQAPIIASHSSARAVADHVRNVPDDILVKIKQNGGVVMVNYFSGFVVPESAKQMTEMFNVRRELKAKYPKESDFNREYNRWQSSHKLKPGTIHDVVDHIDHIVKVAGVEHVGIGSDFDGVSTLPSQLEDVSTYPLITQALLDRGYTDQQIKQIMGQNLLRVMREAELVAKRLQQQTEE from the coding sequence ATGAACTACCCACAACGCTCAATTTTCTCTCTCCCAATCCTGATCCCTCTACTGGCCGCACTGTGCCTGGCCCCTCGACTCTCGCTCGCTGCCCCGCCTGAACGGAAACCCATCGTCCTGACCGATCGGGCGCGTCAGTTGCACCAGCAATGCCTGGTCATCGATGGGCACAACGATCTTCCCTGGACCATGAAAGAAAAAGCCGCTTCTTCCTTCAAACAGGCGGACATCGCGAAACCGCAACCGCAGTTCCATACCGATATCCCCCGATTGCGGCAGGGAAATGTAGGCGCCCAGTTCTGGTCTGCCTATGTGCCTGCTGAAACGCGACAGGAACGCCGGGCCGCACATTATACGCTGGAGCAGATCGATTTAATCCACCGCATGGTCAAGCGCTACCCGGAAACGTTCGAGATGGCTTCCACCGCCGATGACATTGAACGCATCCACAAAGCGGGCAAGATCGCTTCCATGATCGGCGTGGAAGGTGGACATTCCATGGAAAATTCGCTCTCGCTGCTGCGGGTCTTCTACGGACTGGGTGTGCGTTACATGACGCTGACCCACTCCGACTCTCTCGACTGGGCTGATTCCGCCACGGATACCGCTCAGAACCATGGCCTGTCTCCGTTCGGTGAAGAGGTGGTCCGCACCATGAACGAGCTGGGCATGCTGGTCGATATTTCTCACGTCTCGCCGGAAACCATGGAAGACGTGCTGAGAGTCAGCCAGGCGCCCATCATTGCCTCGCATTCATCGGCCCGGGCGGTCGCTGATCATGTCCGCAATGTCCCGGATGACATCCTGGTCAAAATCAAACAGAACGGCGGTGTCGTCATGGTGAACTATTTCTCCGGCTTCGTCGTTCCCGAGTCTGCAAAACAGATGACTGAAATGTTCAATGTCCGACGAGAACTGAAAGCGAAGTACCCCAAAGAGTCGGATTTCAACCGGGAATACAACCGCTGGCAAAGCAGCCACAAGCTGAAGCCCGGCACGATTCATGATGTGGTCGACCACATTGACCATATCGTGAAAGTGGCGGGAGTGGAACATGTCGGCATCGGTTCCGACTTCGACGGGGTCTCCACTCTGCCGAGTCAACTCGAAGATGTCTCGACCTACCCGTTGATCACCCAGGCTCTGCTCGATCGCGGCTACACGGATCAGCAGATTAAACAGATCATGGGACAGAATCTGCTGCGGGTCATGCGGGAAGCCGAACTGGTCGCCAAACGCCTGCAACAACAGACGGAAGAATGA